The region ATCCTGCCCAAACCATACCCTGATTGGTGCTTTTTCGGGTAATCTTGTAGAAACTGATGAATTTAAACGtctaaaatacaacattttacgtttgtttttatctttaacaGTGTGAAGAATGTAAGTATTTAGTTATTCTCTGATCCCTGCACTAGATACCCACTCAGTGTTTGTTCTTTCTATAGTCATACTAAGACACCAGGAGAGTCCCTGGCTGAGAAAATGGAGGATGATGATAAACTACCAGAGTCTCACCTGATGACCTCTGCAGAGCCTCCTGAGCCTCAAACTGCCTCCCCGCACTCTGCAGCCAAAGGCCAGGCCAGGACCTGGTGGATGATGGATGCTCCAGAGCTGGAGGCGGACAAAAGATCGTCCCCTGGTTCTCCATCTGGTCGCTTACGCTGGAACTTCAGCACCATCCCATTCCCAGACCTGGGCTCCACCAGCCGGCCCCGCTGCATGGTACCTGTGGACACTTCGCTGCTTCCCAGGGATGTAACGGTTGGAGTCTGTGATTTGGACTCCTGGATGCGGAAAATAAACCTGCGGAAGgtgaaaatgtctgtgaagGAGCAACAGAGGGAGAAACACAGACggcggtgggatgtaaacaaaGACAGAGAGGTAAAATCACCCAAAGGAAGGAATAAAGCGGAAGCATTTAGTGTTTCTGTGGATCTAATTCTCAGGTCTGTCAGGTTCAAAGGTGCAGAAACTGGGCGGAGTACCATGAGTTGCTGGCCCGGCGGCAGGCGAAGCGGCAAGGCCGACCAGCTCACTTGTGGAACAGGGAAGTTAAACCTTTACACGACCCAACTCAGCCAATCTCCACCGGTAAGTTGGTGCTGGACTCGTATTGTGATCTGAGAGGCTTTTGAAGCCGGTTACAAACTAAGAAGATGAtatctgtgttttctttcagcTGAGCTGCTGGAGAAAATCAGTGTAGTTAAATCTACCAATCTGCTGGAGGGAGCGTCCAGGTACCACtgagaaaatgtttcttttaaaggGCTGATGAGATGTTTGGTATATTAACTCCTGACAGCACAAAGTACCTGAGGCGCCGTCAGTCCAAAACATGTTATTTCATTCTTAGTCTCCTTTAGAGCCGCTTTAGTCAGTGCagtgaaagaaaatctgtgttGATGCTCTGCAAGAGAAGATTAAAAGGGGAATGAAAGCATTTGGTTTCCTGATAAGATGTTTGGTGATTTGCATCCTAAACATCTAAACACTCCCTGTTATCACTGACCGTCAGatgccccttgaacttttaccactttttctttctgctcttggtggaggaggacgctttttctctgtctcccgcacccctcccatatctgccctgcttcagctctgtgtcttgtcttctttttcgagcctctttttgcatatcttccaaattcttagttatggatttggtcagctggtctctcaatgcaactgatcaaattttctcgaggagaagacagggtggaggagagcccaacttgtccgggctggacgtttttctccggatacacgatggactcctggcagaagtggaggattgtgtgtttgtcgataatgtcagtcgaggatgtggaagatatgtatatagttggatgtttgatatcaggatttctgctttttggagtcagcggttacctggcatatcgagaaattcagaaaatgtcagcagctgttctggccgttgtaaggctgcctggcatgtatgatgggatcttcagagcgatcaacactcagactgagatgttacgtgagctgaatcgcagactggatgtgatccttatacaggatggcaggcaggttgcggttcctggactcaggggtgaaatggtataaatcttggagaaagttgttcgctcggatctggcagaaagaccaggaatttggctgtttggattcgcctttgagaagcaccagcaagactctcaaggctgacggaaaattaagagtcagcctaacccaaataattattgtttttctgaatctggctcccctgcacggccttgatggctggctatcttcaacttctcctggaagttatgtaaacatgacgctctgctccctctgctccctcccttccctgaagacatctgtggacctgctcagaactttgtggccggttgatgaacatcccaacgtaccatcaaggacaatggcctctgtgacagtgcttcatggactcacttgcacacacacacacacacacacacatgctcaagataaacatatgcaccccctcacaccaccttcaccgttcccagcatgatgttgttttgtcaacttgttgcttctttgtgctgaggttttttacaatctcaaactgtatcctgctgaggataaagtgtgaaatatgatttttttccctctacttacctaatgtggcctcttttctcatctaacaagggcagcgcctgtgagtgggcagcaaagcctcggtgacccgtccccccttgtcttgtgtcatgatgtatgtttggatgggttgtactggacttctaatttcccctcggggatcaataaagtatctttgaattgaatttaattgaattttgcCAAATTCTGAAGAATGAGGTGTGAATTTTGTTTTCAGCTGCCCCCTGAGTGCATGCATCTCTTTTTAAACCACCTTTAGATGCGAttacagcttcaagtcttttggggtctatttctaccagctttgcacacagAGAGactgtttttgccttttctactttgcaaaatacctcaagTTCAATCATATTGGATGGGAAGGAACATCACTAGTCAATTCTTGTCACAGGTTTtcatttggactttgactggaccattcccGACACATGCATATGCCCCAGTCTCTAGTCTGCTTCtgcatctaacaggttttcttccaaaaagttcagttagCTTGAGCCCTCTTGGCAGCTTTTGtaaataatgctctccttactgtcagtttagatagacctccatgtcttggtaggtcttcAGTTGGTCCATGCTCTCTCCATGTCCAGATGACGGATTGGACAGAGCTCTATATTGTTgaagaacctaaccctgctttaaactgaaccagaacttccttcctgacctgtctgctgcacTCCATGGTCTCCATGAGGCTgtttgttctttaacaaacctcttaaggccagaaacagaacagatgGTGTTTATAGTGGGAGTACAAACACACAGCTGGATGCTGTTTCCTAGTCGGGTTCTAATGGCAGTTGgttgtttgctttttattttgcaaattagttgagtttttaaaatcagttttagcAGAAATAATCTCTCATGAAATGAGTGCAATTAAATGTATGCATTTTGCTTTGTAAAATagccaaatttattttatttctgttttgtttttaatttcctgGCATATAGACGTGTCCCTTGTTCCATAACAACATCACATATCTGCCCATTTTACCCATATACAAAAATCTCTACTTTGTGCTCCTGTCTAATCATGCAAAAGGTATGATATATGTATAGATAGATTAAAGTAAGATGTTAAAAGTCAGTAGTTAAATCAGCAGCAGCAATGTGCGTCTCACCCACATTATTATGCTTTATAATAACAAACATGACCTCGTGCCGCCTGTTTGTGTTAAATGTAATTAGTCGCCATCAGCTCTGAGTCACCTCTGAAAGGGGACGATAAATCAGATGTGAGCGCGTCCCGCTGCTGTCGCAGTTTACGATCTTTAATTTCCAGAGTCATAAAGATCCCGCTCCGGTGTTTTGTCAGCGCGGCTCCTGTACACCAGCAGTGATGAATTGTTGCATCACTCAGGAGAAATGGATgtcctttgtctgctcaggttAAAATGTTCGGAGGAGTGGAGGATATGTTTCAATGTTTACCAGCCGGATTCAGTGGCTGACTTCAAAAAGAGCAACCCTGGCAAACCGTACTCCCGCATGTGTGTCTGCAGGTAAGTAGAGACGGCCTGAATGATCGTTTACTTAGGGTCGACTTGCAGGAAAACAATCAACCTGACACGAACAGGCTTTATGTGTCACATCCGTTGTTCTCATCCTGATGAGAAGAATCAATTAAATGATTCATCTCCTCACTGTTTAGATCTTTTTGTTCAGTAAATGTCAGGGAAAATGTTCATCATagcttgtttttgtcttgtaattGAAGTTTCTATTGATGATTAAGTTCCTAAATGTTGCAGAGTGTTTTTCACAGAACCAACAGAACTTCTTTCCCTCctttctttgttccagttttgaCGGTCCTGTCCCTGATCTGCGAGTCATCAAGCAGTTGGCCTTTCAGAGCGGCAACGTTCCCATCGTTTACGCCGTCGTGGACTACGGAGACATTTCCTTCTACACCTTCAAGGACTTTCAGCTGCCCAGGGACGTGTACGCCTGAGATTCATCTGCCCAAAACTTTTTAACCCAGTTTGATCTTCTGGATGAGCTACATATGAAAAAATACTTTCTGAAGGGGGCAGTTTTCACATAAAAGCAGTTCCAGTCTGTTtatctgtttcttttattttccccCTTGCTCTGGCTTATAGTTTCTGCCACCAGATCATTTTTATCATAAGAATAaccattttctaaaataaatctttgtgGTTTATCAACTGCTGAACATTCTCagacaatttatttaaaagtacactaatggaggaaaacagaaattatTGAGTGTCTAGTAATCTGAGATGTTTAAATGTGCAGCTGAGTTTGTGTTGCAGAACTGCAACAGACCCGTTTTGCAAAGAAGGAAGATTTTTCCTAGTTTAGGAAACTTCATTTGTTTCAGTAATTTTCCTGCCGGTTTGCTGCAAGAGGGAAGCAGAAGGTTAGATCTGAACGTGACTGACTTTAACATGAAGTTACATCAGTAGTGTTAATTATGGTGCCATCAAAGTCGAGTCAGATATTTATGATGTCCATCCTGCATCCATGGTTTCTTAAACCAAGTGAAGAGATTTCCCAGCTTCTATTACTGGACTCCAAACAATCATCTAAAACCATGTATTTGTACCAGACTTGCTGGTTCCCCACCAAGCATTCAGACCTGCTGATATTTTGAAGGGATCTTGGTCAAAATTTCTCCAGACTTTCTGAATATGTGAACGTTTGACTTTGGACATCAGCTGCTATACTTTCCCCATTTTGCAAGATGAAACAAGTAAATCTACCAGCAAACACATAAAGAAAAGAACAGCATAaatgttgcattaaaaaaacatttttctaattttaacattttgcagGAATCGCATTAAAAAGGGTAGTTGGAGCCTAATGAATTCATTATTACCaacttattttgtttgttactTTTGGAAGTTGGTAGGCTTCTGATTGGCagtttcctttaaaaaatatacCCTGTACCTTTACCCTAAGAAtcacaatcagctttattgccaagttcgtacatacaaacaaggaatttgactccagtacactttgctctctggttttgtttttgcattacagaatatacaaacagtgccttgtgaaagtattcggcccccttgaacttttcaacctcttgccacatttcaggcttcaaacataaagatataaaattctaactttgtgaagaatcaacaataagtgggacacaatcgtgaagtggaataaaatttattggatgtgtcaaacttttttaacaaataaaaaactgaaaagtggggcgtgcaatattattcagcccctttactttaaCTTTCATCTctaacaaggagaagactgatcagagatgcagccaagaggcccatgatcactctggatgaacttcagagatctacagctgaggtgggagagtctgtccataggacaacaatcagtcgtacactgcacaaatctggcctttatgaaagagtagcaagaaggaagccatttctcaaagatatccataaaaagtattgtttaaagtttgctacaagccacctgggagacacaccaaacatatggaagaaggtgctctggtcagatgaaaccaaaatcaaactgtttggccacaatgcaaaatgatatgtttggcgtaaaagcaacacagctcatcaccctgaacacaccatccccactgtcaaacatggtggtggcagcatcatggtttgggcctgcttttcatcagcagggacagagaagatggtcaaaattgatgggaagatggatggggccaaatacaggaccattctggaagaaaacctgttggagtctcctagagacctgagactgggacggagatttatcttccaacaagacaatgatccaaaatataAAGCCACATCTATAATggaaatggttcacaaataaacgtatccaggtgttggaatggcctagtcaaagtccagacctgaatccaatcgagaatctgtggaaaagatgaagactgctgttcatgaacgctctccatccaacctcactgagcttgagctgtttttcaaggaagaatgagaaagaatttcagtctctcgatgtgaaaactgatagaaacaaaccccaagagacttgcagctgtaattgcagcaaatggtGGAGCTACAAAgcattaatgcaagggggccaaataatattacacaccccacttttcagttttttatttgttaaaaaagtttgacatccaataaatttcattccactccacgattgtgtcccacttgttgttgattcttcacaaaaaatttgaattttatatctttatgtttgaagcctgaaatgtagcaagaggttgaaaagttcaagggggccgagtactttcacaaggcactgtatatgcaatatacaaatatacacatatataataaaaaaggtgcatttgcaacatctgtatgctgttgttttgtactctattaaatgttcaacagagaaacatcctgggggaagaaaatgtctttgtggcggctggttttagtgaacagtgctctgtagcgccacctgaaggtaaaactctgaacagtttatgtgcagggtgtgtggggtctgcagagattttagcagttctttttctgaccctagacctgtataagtcctagatggagggaaggtcagtcctgattattctctctgcagtcctgattattcgtcgcagtctggacctgtcctgttttatggatgatccaaaccacactgagatggatgaagacaggacagactgaatgatggcagtgtagaagatgaccagcagctcctgtggaaggttgaacttcttgagttgcctcaggaaatacagtctctgctgggccttctttcaaacagtgtctatgtgtgaagaccatctcaggtcctcagagatggtggttcctaagaacccgaagtggtccacggccgatacagtgttgttgaggatggtgaggggggtgtatgggggtggtgttctccgaacatccaccaccatttccacagtcttgagtgagtTGAGTTCAAGTAGTTCTGACTggaccagtgtaccagccgatccacattcctggggggcaccagtacttattgatctggatcgggagaagatgctccccagtctcacctgctgctgtcggtccgtcaggaagctgttgatccactgacaggtggaggctgggacctTGAGCTAAGTTCAAGAGAAGTACCTTATaacttccttatttttaccctTAAAATGtaggacatttaaaaacagtatGTTCTAAAAAGACACCCTagagataaaaaagaaaccTGTAAGTCCATGGAAAGTGACCTGTAAATGCTGAATAAGTTACCAGGAAGCTCCTCTTCTGAGAAACTAAAATTTAAGCTCCAGGAATGTATCCAGAAACTTTACTGTAAGTTCTGTAGCATAACCTTTAGgttttgataaaataatgtaagtttagaaaaataagccgtaaataaaaaaaactaacttgTAAGTTCTGGGAAAGTAGCCTATAACGTCTGAAAAGTAACCTTTTAGTACATTCTGCTACAGTAACCTAAAAATGTCTGGGAGTACCCTCTTAGTTATGATAAAGTTATGTCAGTGCCAAACATTTACCTTTATAAATTCCCAGAAAGTACCCTGTAAGTTCTGAAAGTAACCTTTGACCTTTCCAAAAAATGAAACCATTTATTTACACGaaataattcatgttttttctacCAAAGATGTAAATTTGTGGAGCATTAATGTGTCACTGCGACTTGAGAGACCAAATTTACAATTTCTAGTTTTTACTTTGGTTACCATTTAAAACTCAGTTTACAGCTAAAGCCTTACGGAGACATATATGTCTTAAGTGCATTTAATGATCCTGAAAGAAACGCTCTACAGTTACAGACAACATGAGCTTGGTCATCCGAATAAAAACCTCTCACATGGTGTCACGCTGAGGTGTTTACTTTTTCCTCCAGCTGCTGGAGAACAATTGAAAGGATTTAATAAATCGTTTTCCTGCAGATTAGATGAACAAACAGAAGCTTCCAGGAGGCATTTAAATGGATCCATCTAGGTCTCATTTACACTTTTGTGTTCCTGTGTTTTGCAAGCAGTTTATGAAGGTTTACTCAGATTGAATGGAAGGCTGAAAGCCATGGCAGCTCAATGGATTCTCGCTTTTCTGATGTCCACTGGTAAGTCTGTTCCTAAAGTTGCCTTTTTTTACTAGTAAGACTCGTGAAGCAGAATATGTTTTGGGTCCATGTTCAGATCCAGATTCTGTTGACTCATTTCCAGCAGGTGTTTGCAGCAGTCAGTCTTCAGATTGCACATATTATGGTCTACTGGAACACTTAAACCTGACTACATCAAATACGGCTCTAGAAATAATGCGACCAGTGAAAAACTGGACCACCACCACCGTAGTGGACCTGGCGATGGTGTTGTACGGCATTTTAGGGGTTGTAAGTGTCctccttattttatttattcattcatttgctTCATGTATCCTGGGTTGCCCCAAAGAGATCgcagattttattttgcaaacatttgttaTCTACATAAAACATACCTAGAAACACTTCCACACAGTTATGCAGGTCAGATTGAAGCTTCTTCCAGGCATCAGGTGTCAAAAACCCAAAAGCTTTCTTTAGCAGTTCAGGACTTACTGTTAGAACCCCCATtttctgaatgtttgttgagcAAAGCTTGTGTTTTGCTTGTTTCCATCTCAAAGAGGTGTCAGGTGAGAAGGAACATTACCCAGACTGGTTTTGTACACAAACATGCCACGGATTGAGGCGACAAGCATGTAGTGATGACCAGTTTTACATATCAGTGTCGAGCAGACAAGGAGCAGAGAAGACTCTTCGGTTGATGATAAATATCAGTGCATAGAAATATGCACTATCCAGACTGGGAAGGAAATAAACAGATGGATTCATAAACTAACCCTTTGTGAAGAAAAGGATTGGATGCCTCTGTAATGTATGAGAGAACCGCATACATACTCTCCATGCTGGTCACCCCCTTGGTCATACACTGCTGTGGGAAGGCATCCCAGTCTTTAACCACCATGTGTCACAAGTCAGCCGTTATGGTGCTGCATGTCATTTTGCCCTGAACAGCGCCTCCAAGCTGTTCCTACTAGTGTTCGGTGGGTTTGAGGTCAAGTCGGCACCAGGTTGTTCCATCCTCTGCACTCCCAAAGTCTGGAGAGGCGAACACTCACTTGTTGGAGGATAGAGTTTAGTCCCAGATGGTGAAGGTGTGGTAGTTCTTCTGGTTGCAGAATCTTCTCTCTGCATTTAGATTGCTTACAGTGGTGAAAAGTCTTGTTTTTCCAGTAAGGGAGAGGCCACCATAACATCACACAGCCTCCCCCAAAAGCTTTTACCCTGCCAGTGCAGCAGTTAGCAAAGTTCAAGCAATATAACAGCCATAAGCAAAATCTGAACTCATTGCTGGACAAAATGACTTACTTCAAATTTAGACGTTTATATAAACTAAGATTACTCCACCTTAAAACCATTTAGCCTAAAAGAGGATGACATTGCTTAATAAGCTTCGAGGAGGTTATTTCACAACATCTGAGTCAATTCAAGAGACATCTGTGGATGCATTTTAGctcaacatctaaaacattcagggaaaataaaaaacaaagtgggCAAGATATCAGGGAGACAATTCTGGAACTCCAAAGGTCTGATCCATCTTTGAAGATCGTTTACAGATGCCTAAAACTGCGACGTCCATTTATTCTAATAATAATATGCAAGCATGAGCAGCTTGGGATTGTCCTGCTGTCAAAACATTCAGAAAGAAGTTGGGTTCTGGGTCACAGAGATGAACGGGATCTGGTTTGAGATGTGtgaatcaaccccagaacaaaagcaaaagacctgtGAAGTTGCTGGCAATAGAGAAACCCCAACTTTTGTAGAACAGAAAAGGTTTTGTCTGATTTagtgtcagacaggaaggaaaaaatgtttttctgtacgGCGTTCGTAAAAACTGACCAAACATCTGCCAAGAGAAGTGATTccatatttttgcatttttacaaaacaatcTGTTGTTGTGATTCATTTATGCTGAACCTTATGAGCTTTAATAATCAAAGACATAGAGCAGACATGTAAAATTAATTATAATCTGAATATCTGCAGGATGAGAAGTCTCAAACTGTCACGAGTCACATCTGGTCCACAATGGTAAGAGTTTTCACCAGTCTGTAAAAGTCTACATTCAATATGATGGAATGTTTGCAATATGTTGAAATTCAGTGCCAGAAAAGCTCTTTACAGCTCGGCATTTCTTTTTCTCAGTATTGGACAAATGAATTTCTAACCTGGAATTGCTCGAACTTCTGCGGGATAAACGAGCTGTCTATTCCAAGATCGAAGATTTGGATCCCGGATATAACCATTGAACaggagtgagtgagtgtgtgtgtgtgtagactTGTTTTGTTGCCTCTTTAGGACCTTTCATGGTATAATCAACTACATTTTGAAGACCAAGGGCTTGTGGAGACCAAAGGTCTTTATGTGGTGTATTGTCATTTTTAAGGTTAAGGGTTAGGTGTAGGACATAGGTATGAATTAAGTTGTCAGGGGTTAGGGGTCAAGGCTAGGCAGAAATGGAGTTGCGTAAATGAATGTAAGTCAGTATGCTACTGAGGATAGAGATAGAAACCTTTAGTGCAGAATCGTCACCATCTGAATATGGGAAGACTGTGGACCtacagacctaccaagacatggctgtccacctaaactaacaggcacagcaaagagagcattaatcggAGAAGAAGCCCATAGGACCATGAtcactttggaggagctgcagaaatccacagctcaggtagaagAATGAGTTGACAGGACAACTTCTAATCATGCActacacaaatctggcctttatgtaaACGTGGTGAGataaaagccattgttgaaagaaacacaaaggaagtgttgtttgcagtttgcaaacAAACTGGAAGAGAGTCTGGAAAAGACCTGAGAGCGGGGTGGGggtccaccttccagcaggacaacggccCTAAATATGCTGCCAGAGCTACAAAGGGattgtttaaatcaaagcatatcatatagtagaatggcccagtcaaagcccagaccaaaatgtaactgaGAATCTATGGCacaacttgaaaactgatgtttacagacGCTCTCCATCCGATCTGACTGAGTTtaagatattttgcaaaaaaacattttttacaaagctggtagagacaaacccccAAAAGACCTTCAGTTGTAACTGCAGCTAAAAGTGGCTTTATAAGATATTTACttaggggactgaatacaaatgcatgtcaccctttttagttttttattttagcaaggTTTTAGTAGTATGTACCATCCATCTGGTTGGTTTGGATGGCTTTTTGAAAACGGATTTTTGTATTCACTTAGATCTTTGCTCCTATTACTTGactgatgatctgaaatatgTAAGTGTGACAAACGCAATAGAAGAAGAATTATAAAAgggtgaaaatgctttttcacagcactgtttgCTGCATCATAAGAGTTGTTGCCATTTCAGTAAAGGTTATCAGTAAAACTTCCATACCTTCACTTTATGTTGTCAGATATCTGAGCCTAACCTTGTTGCTTTCAGTGCCTCTGATAGCGGCAGCATCCTTGAAGATCCTTGGGTCAACCTGAATCCCAACGGTTCAATGTTTACGTTTTCCCGCCAGAAGCTGACCTTCACCTGCCGCTTCAACCTCTACAAGTTCCCCTTCGATGTGCAACGTTGCAACATCACATTTGTATCAATGAGTGCTGACGGTAAAGCACTGACTGTCAGATGAATATCCAGGGTTCCTTCAGGAAGACGAATCAAACGTTTTTCTGTTCTGTGCACAGTGAACACCTTGGTTTTCAGATCAGTCAAAGATTACCTGAACCTGATGGTTCTGTCAAAGCGGTATATGGTCACTCAAGGCGAATGGGACCTTAGAGACATGGAATTTCTCCAGGATCATATAACCAACGGAGAGAGAAACCACAGCACACTTGTTTACATTGTAAGAACATATCTAAGTGAAGTTTCTTGTTATTTAAGTCCATCTGACCCTAATCTGACGTTTGTTCCAGGTGACGCTCCAGAGAAAGCCTTTTCTTTATGTCATAAACTTCATCATTCCCCTGGTGTACTTACTGGTCCTGGATTTGgcttccttttttatttctgtggaTTTGGGTGAAAAGTTTGGCTTTAAAGTGACAGTGCTCCTGTCCATTTCTGTCTTATTGCTGATTCTGAAGGACATTTTGCCCTCCACAGAAGTAGACCTTCCAATTATCGGTGAGCAGAAACCAATAATTTAGACCAAATGTTTGACTTATTGAAAGAGTTTACTGCATGAAACAACAGTCCACATAGCTCTAATGAATCCCTGCCTTTTATCCCAGCCAACCTCTGTGCTGCAGTGTTCACCCTGGTATGGCTCAGTGTGCTTGAATCCATTCTGGTGAGCTTCCTCTTT is a window of Girardinichthys multiradiatus isolate DD_20200921_A chromosome Y, DD_fGirMul_XY1, whole genome shotgun sequence DNA encoding:
- the LOC124863822 gene encoding tRNA-splicing endonuclease subunit Sen54-like isoform X2 gives rise to the protein MADQNKTGGAENFYNEILSPCELFAARSRSHKIPARGQKDFYPDDSEEQRQRLQQSLDEHWNLIAEERVERLGNLVKATWVPSDQIVELQTPAGNLLVFHQDLPLSIQDGYEMFLSSDAMSLQQYQVFGHLKRLGYVVHRFDPSSEPSSYVRQLNLPQSRERGGRQLKRKRSPSPTPTCSHTKTPGESLAEKMEDDDKLPESHLMTSAEPPEPQTASPHSAAKGQARTWWMMDAPELEADKRSSPGSPSGRLRWNFSTIPFPDLGSTSRPRCMVPVDTSLLPRDVTVGVCDLDSWMRKINLRKVKMSVKEQQREKHRRRWDVNKDREVQRCRNWAEYHELLARRQAKRQGRPAHLWNREVKPLHDPTQPISTAELLEKISVVKSTNLLEGASRLKCSEEWRICFNVYQPDSVADFKKSNPGKPYSRMCVCSFDGPVPDLRVIKQLAFQSGNVPIVYAVVDYGDISFYTFKDFQLPRDVYA
- the LOC124863822 gene encoding tRNA-splicing endonuclease subunit Sen54-like isoform X3, translated to MADQNKTGGAENFYNEILSPCELFAARSRSHKIPARGQKDFYPDDSEEQRQRLQQSLDEHWNLIAEERVERLGNLVKATWVPSDQIVELQTPAGKFWQTMGFSAEVKQYLLPEEALYLMECGNLLVFHQDLPLSIQDGYEMFLSSDAMSLQQYQVFGHLKRLGYVVHRFDPSSEPSSYVRQLNLPQSRERGGRQLKRKRSPSPTPTCSHTKTPGESLAEKMEDDDKLPESHLMTSAEPPEPQTASPHSAAKGQARTWWMMDAPELEADKRSSPGSPSGRLRWNFSTIPFPDLGSTSRPRCMVPVDTSLLPRDVTVGVCDLDSWMRKINLRKVKMSVKEQQREKHRRRWDVNKDREVQRCRNWAEYHELLARRQAKRQGRPAHLWNREVKPLHDPTQPISTAELLEKISVVKSTNLLEGASSFDGPVPDLRVIKQLAFQSGNVPIVYAVVDYGDISFYTFKDFQLPRDVYA
- the LOC124863675 gene encoding 5-hydroxytryptamine receptor 3A-like; its protein translation is MAAQWILAFLMSTAGVCSSQSSDCTYYGLLEHLNLTTSNTALEIMRPVKNWTTTTVVDLAMVLYGILGVDEKSQTVTSHIWSTMYWTNEFLTWNCSNFCGINELSIPRSKIWIPDITIEQDASDSGSILEDPWVNLNPNGSMFTFSRQKLTFTCRFNLYKFPFDVQRCNITFVSMSADVNTLVFRSVKDYLNLMVLSKRYMVTQGEWDLRDMEFLQDHITNGERNHSTLVYIVTLQRKPFLYVINFIIPLVYLLVLDLASFFISVDLGEKFGFKVTVLLSISVLLLILKDILPSTEVDLPIIANLCAAVFTLVWLSVLESILVSFLFNLDHCCDKQSKTCAEGKRFMKRTKGHKEVNEETGHLKPEQRIFPLGQLGDVGLLKLILDEVKAARQEAGRQRKPGCCRRVAKIIDNLFFVGYLLTFVAFVRYICVGWIEF
- the LOC124863822 gene encoding tRNA-splicing endonuclease subunit Sen54-like isoform X1, which codes for MADQNKTGGAENFYNEILSPCELFAARSRSHKIPARGQKDFYPDDSEEQRQRLQQSLDEHWNLIAEERVERLGNLVKATWVPSDQIVELQTPAGKFWQTMGFSAEVKQYLLPEEALYLMECGNLLVFHQDLPLSIQDGYEMFLSSDAMSLQQYQVFGHLKRLGYVVHRFDPSSEPSSYVRQLNLPQSRERGGRQLKRKRSPSPTPTCSHTKTPGESLAEKMEDDDKLPESHLMTSAEPPEPQTASPHSAAKGQARTWWMMDAPELEADKRSSPGSPSGRLRWNFSTIPFPDLGSTSRPRCMVPVDTSLLPRDVTVGVCDLDSWMRKINLRKVKMSVKEQQREKHRRRWDVNKDREVQRCRNWAEYHELLARRQAKRQGRPAHLWNREVKPLHDPTQPISTAELLEKISVVKSTNLLEGASRLKCSEEWRICFNVYQPDSVADFKKSNPGKPYSRMCVCSFDGPVPDLRVIKQLAFQSGNVPIVYAVVDYGDISFYTFKDFQLPRDVYA